In a single window of the Nitrospirota bacterium genome:
- a CDS encoding D-aminoacylase, which produces MEGFVIKNALVYDGTGTAPVRATVGVKNSKVSFVSESFVNNGLHSIDAENMALAPGFIDVHSHSDFSIFNYPDAKSKLLQGVTTEVNGNCGFSASPILNDAKTQMEKEFTSCGIETRWESRAQYTSSLAEFPIGLNIATLTGHGNIRGSVMGYENRKPTGDDLNQMADALKEQINLGCRGMSTGLIYLPGAFSDSTEIIEIIKRSGLKNIIYASHMRSEGDKLLESIEETLEVGRQTGVKVQISHLKTSGKRNWHKIGDVIKAIRQASADGIRVTCDRYPYSASQTSLDAVLPSWIYEGGDEAELQRLRDKQYILRLKEELAHIVSDLSYWDSVMVSTVKSDKNKYMEGKTIGELCRIKQEKPLDFTVALLIEEQLKVDAIYFSLSEDNLREILQLPNCMVGSDSSLKSMDSTGGGKPHPRGFGSFPRYIRKYVLDEALMPLETGIRKITATPAETFNLNGRGIIREGAYADLVIFSVSDIKDCATYEAPHTPPSGIRYVFVNGQMAVNEGVFTGTKAGMIL; this is translated from the coding sequence ATGGAAGGTTTTGTGATTAAAAATGCACTTGTTTACGACGGTACGGGAACAGCTCCGGTAAGGGCTACAGTAGGAGTTAAAAACAGTAAAGTGTCGTTTGTCTCAGAGAGTTTTGTAAATAACGGGCTACATTCAATTGATGCAGAAAATATGGCACTGGCCCCAGGCTTTATTGATGTCCACAGCCACTCGGATTTCAGCATTTTTAATTACCCTGATGCAAAATCCAAGCTCCTGCAGGGAGTTACAACGGAGGTAAACGGTAACTGCGGCTTTTCTGCCTCCCCTATATTAAATGACGCCAAAACACAGATGGAAAAAGAGTTCACATCCTGCGGGATAGAAACGCGTTGGGAGAGCAGGGCTCAGTACACAAGTTCGCTGGCGGAGTTTCCAATTGGCTTAAACATTGCCACTTTGACAGGGCACGGTAACATAAGGGGCTCTGTAATGGGCTACGAAAACCGCAAACCAACCGGCGACGATCTCAATCAGATGGCCGATGCCTTAAAAGAACAAATCAACCTCGGATGCCGCGGAATGTCCACAGGGCTTATTTACCTTCCCGGGGCTTTTTCTGATAGCACCGAGATAATTGAAATAATAAAACGTTCCGGATTAAAAAATATAATTTATGCCTCACACATGAGAAGCGAGGGCGACAAGCTTCTTGAGTCTATAGAGGAAACCCTTGAAGTGGGACGGCAAACCGGAGTAAAGGTTCAAATTTCACATCTTAAAACATCCGGCAAGCGCAACTGGCATAAGATCGGGGATGTTATTAAGGCTATCAGGCAGGCCTCTGCAGATGGCATACGAGTGACCTGTGACCGCTATCCATACAGCGCCTCTCAAACCTCACTGGATGCCGTGCTTCCCTCGTGGATTTATGAGGGCGGTGATGAGGCTGAATTACAAAGGCTTAGAGACAAGCAGTATATCCTCCGCCTGAAAGAAGAATTGGCACACATTGTCAGTGATTTATCCTATTGGGACTCTGTTATGGTGTCAACAGTAAAAAGCGATAAGAATAAGTATATGGAGGGTAAGACAATTGGGGAGCTGTGCCGGATAAAACAGGAGAAACCGCTTGATTTTACTGTGGCACTTCTGATAGAGGAACAGTTAAAGGTGGATGCTATTTATTTTTCCTTAAGTGAGGATAACTTAAGGGAAATCCTTCAGCTTCCTAATTGTATGGTTGGCTCAGACAGTTCGTTAAAGTCAATGGATAGCACGGGGGGCGGCAAGCCGCATCCGAGGGGTTTTGGGAGTTTTCCCAGATACATAAGAAAGTATGTTTTAGATGAGGCCCTGATGCCGCTTGAGACAGGAATAAGAAAAATTACAGCCACCCCTGCTGAAACGTTTAATCTTAATGGGCGCGGAATAATAAGAGAGGGTGCTTACGCAGATTTAGTCATTTTTTCTGTATCGGACATAAAAGATTGCGCAACATATGAAGCACCTCATACACCTCCCTCAGGAATACGCTACGTGTTTGTTAACGGACAGATGGCTGTAAACGAAGGCGTCTTTACAGGAACAAAGGCTGGTATGATATTATAG